CCTTTTTCGCATGCTCTTTCCAATGCTGCAATCCGCTCGTAAGTCGGTGAGGCACCAGGTTCAATAAGGAACCTCAGTTTCTCATTCATTGTTGTTAGTGTACTCCCCACCTCGCAATGAGGATATCCTGCCAAAATGTCAAAATCTCTGGTCACCAATTTGCTTTTTGTTAGCACTGCAATGCTAAAACCGGCTTCTATCAATATCTTTAGGCATGAACGGGATAGCTCATATCGTTTTTCGACTGGCTGGTAGGCATCGCATACGGAGCTGAAGAATACGGTTCCTGGGGGTTTTCGCTTGACCTCCCGCGCTAGAAGTTCGTGAGCGTTTACTTTAATATCTAGGAACTGGCCCCAGCGTTCTTCGTGGCCCGTAAAGCGCTTCATAAATCGCGCATAGCAGTAGATACAACCATGCAAGCAGCCAGTATAGCAGTTGACGCAATAGTTAGAAATACCTGACTTGCATAGTATAGATTTTGCGATTACCTCTCGAATTACAGCCATTTGAACCTTTCAAGATTGTATGTGGCGTGGCTTCCTGAAGAATTAAGATAAACGGATTATTAAATTGCGAGAGCTAAAAGTCTATTTTACAGAGTATAGCGCTCAAGTTTTCCTGCAATTTCGCGAGAGACTTCTGCTTCAACAAGAATGCCAGTGGTTGTGTATTCTGCTTTTAGTACGCGACCATTTTCATAACACAGCGATACGAGGTCGCTCCGCTCGTAAGGGATACTTAGCGACATTCGAACCAAAAGACTTCTAAGAGTTTTAGAAAGCAGGTTCATCAATTGTCGAATTCCTTCGCGGTTTTTGGCTGAGATATAGACGCTATTTGGGGTTTCTG
The genomic region above belongs to Armatimonadota bacterium and contains:
- a CDS encoding radical SAM protein; the encoded protein is MAVIREVIAKSILCKSGISNYCVNCYTGCLHGCIYCYARFMKRFTGHEERWGQFLDIKVNAHELLAREVKRKPPGTVFFSSVCDAYQPVEKRYELSRSCLKILIEAGFSIAVLTKSKLVTRDFDILAGYPHCEVGSTLTTMNEKLRFLIEPGASPTYERIAALERACEKGIRAYAFLGPFMPELSDTDEALSSLISTIAPLPLEYYYADKLNPRPGVWNSVLLFLRRYYPQLINRYHRLFFNKEEYWIYCADLGKRLRAIAAEHGVGDKLKAVF